Proteins encoded within one genomic window of Halodesulfurarchaeum formicicum:
- a CDS encoding DUF7312 domain-containing protein, whose product MSDWKFEVDEVGPEAEPEVPEIEPGNPRLEHVLPFLLGVGLAIAILVVSL is encoded by the coding sequence ATGAGCGACTGGAAGTTCGAGGTAGACGAAGTCGGGCCCGAAGCCGAACCAGAAGTGCCCGAAATCGAACCCGGCAACCCGCGTCTGGAACACGTCCTCCCGTTCCTGCTCGGTGTCGGCCTCGCCATCGCGATCCTCGTAGTGAGTCTCTAA
- a CDS encoding NfeD family protein: protein MASVLGTSLSTILLLAGLVLVVLEGFAPGAHFIVLGVALLAAGLLGVLVPAAATPLVLGLTVLVAGAGAYYVYRHFEFYKGTDRGKTEGSAELVGRRGYVTERVTPRTGRVKLSEGGFDPTYAARSVEGEIGVGTEIIVVDPGGGNVVEVEALSDVDDIDRELERGRAREAEPVETETEDESRG, encoded by the coding sequence ATGGCCTCAGTACTCGGGACGTCGCTGTCGACGATCCTCCTGCTCGCCGGGCTCGTACTCGTCGTGCTGGAGGGCTTTGCACCGGGTGCACACTTCATCGTCCTGGGGGTCGCGCTCCTCGCGGCCGGCCTCCTGGGGGTACTGGTCCCGGCCGCAGCGACCCCGCTGGTGCTCGGGCTCACGGTACTCGTCGCGGGGGCCGGCGCGTACTATGTCTACCGTCACTTCGAGTTCTACAAGGGGACCGATCGCGGGAAGACCGAGGGGTCGGCCGAACTCGTGGGCCGACGGGGCTACGTGACCGAGCGAGTCACGCCCCGGACCGGCCGGGTGAAACTCTCCGAGGGCGGTTTCGATCCGACCTACGCCGCCCGGAGTGTCGAGGGCGAGATCGGCGTCGGGACCGAGATCATCGTCGTGGATCCCGGCGGGGGCAACGTCGTCGAGGTGGAGGCCCTCTCGGACGTTGACGACATCGACCGCGAACTCGAACGTGGTCGCGCCCGCGAGGCGGAGCCGGTCGAAACCGAGACCGAGGACGAATCGCGCGGGTAG
- a CDS encoding SPFH domain-containing protein, translated as MVLPLQSLTGPSPLSVVGLLLLVVLVVAVYQAIEIVDAYEKEALTVFGEFRGLLEPGINFIPPFVSRTYIFDMRTQTIDVPRQEAITRDNSPVTADAVVYIRVMNAKRAFLEVDDYKRAVSNLAQTTLRAVIGDMELDDTLNKRQEINARIRKELDEPTDEWGIRVESVEVREVNPSKDVQQAMEQQTSAERKRRAMILEAQGERQSAIERAEGEKRSNIIRAQGEKQSQILEAQGDAVSTVLRARSAESMGERAVIERGLEALEVIGAAESTTFVLPQELTSLVGRYGKQLTDSDVAEPTEGLESLEFDADTRELLGLDDIESILDEIGAPMDVNESDLTEGTGSIKSAEEVIEEMDAELEDTEEPTEK; from the coding sequence ATGGTGCTCCCCCTCCAGTCACTGACCGGCCCGTCCCCGCTCTCGGTCGTCGGGTTGCTCCTGCTCGTCGTCCTGGTCGTAGCAGTCTACCAGGCCATCGAGATCGTCGACGCCTACGAGAAGGAGGCGTTGACGGTCTTCGGCGAGTTCCGGGGCCTGCTCGAACCGGGGATCAACTTCATCCCGCCGTTCGTCTCCCGCACGTACATCTTCGACATGCGGACCCAGACGATCGACGTCCCACGGCAGGAAGCGATCACCCGGGACAACTCCCCGGTCACCGCGGACGCCGTGGTGTATATCCGGGTCATGAACGCGAAACGGGCCTTCCTGGAGGTCGATGATTACAAGCGAGCGGTCTCCAACCTGGCCCAGACCACGCTGCGGGCCGTGATCGGGGACATGGAACTGGACGACACGCTCAACAAGCGCCAGGAGATCAACGCCCGCATCCGGAAGGAGCTCGACGAACCCACCGACGAGTGGGGGATCAGGGTCGAGTCCGTGGAAGTTCGGGAGGTCAATCCCTCCAAGGACGTCCAGCAGGCGATGGAACAACAGACCTCCGCCGAGCGCAAGCGCCGGGCCATGATCCTGGAGGCCCAGGGGGAACGACAGTCCGCCATCGAGCGCGCGGAGGGGGAGAAACGCTCGAACATCATCCGTGCACAGGGTGAGAAGCAGTCCCAGATCCTCGAAGCCCAGGGGGACGCGGTCTCGACCGTGCTGCGAGCTCGGTCCGCCGAATCGATGGGCGAGCGGGCCGTGATCGAACGGGGGCTGGAAGCCCTGGAGGTCATCGGGGCCGCCGAAAGCACGACCTTCGTGCTCCCACAGGAACTGACCTCACTGGTGGGTCGATACGGCAAACAGCTCACCGACAGCGACGTCGCCGAACCGACCGAGGGCCTGGAGAGCCTGGAGTTCGACGCGGACACCCGCGAGTTGCTGGGGCTGGACGACATCGAATCGATCCTGGACGAGATCGGCGCGCCGATGGACGTCAACGAATCCGATCTCACCGAGGGAACGGGCTCGATCAAGTCCGCCGAGGAAGTCATCGAAGAGATGGACGCCGAACTCGAAGACACCGAGGAACCAACGGAGAAGTAA
- a CDS encoding winged helix-turn-helix transcriptional regulator: MGIDEEKRTTLRKFAAVGAGSPLLGLAGQDEGASETREAIAGYVERTPGAHFSKIRDDLGIATGETQYHLRRLTDQGTLERYRDGDYKRFYPAGRFDAFEQVTLGYLRRETPRAMVCTLLQEPTHTGASLSAAIGVSPATVSNHATEMAEHGVLDRSEGYRVNRPETVITLLVRYAESFDAETVNFAADAADLLRYEP, from the coding sequence ATGGGAATCGACGAGGAGAAGCGCACGACGCTGCGGAAGTTCGCCGCCGTCGGAGCCGGGAGCCCCTTGCTCGGACTGGCGGGCCAGGACGAGGGTGCCAGCGAGACCCGGGAAGCCATCGCGGGCTACGTCGAGCGCACTCCCGGCGCCCACTTCTCGAAGATCCGTGACGACCTGGGAATCGCGACGGGGGAGACACAGTATCACCTCCGGCGACTCACCGACCAGGGCACACTCGAACGGTATCGCGACGGCGACTACAAGCGCTTCTATCCAGCCGGCCGGTTCGACGCCTTCGAGCAGGTCACGCTGGGCTATCTCAGGCGGGAAACCCCGCGGGCCATGGTTTGCACGCTGTTGCAAGAGCCCACTCATACCGGGGCCTCGCTTTCAGCGGCGATCGGCGTCTCACCGGCGACAGTGAGCAACCACGCCACAGAGATGGCAGAACACGGGGTCCTCGACCGGAGTGAGGGGTATCGAGTGAACCGACCGGAGACGGTCATCACGCTCCTCGTTCGATACGCCGAGAGCTTCGACGCGGAGACGGTCAACTTCGCCGCGGACGCCGCCGATCTGCTCAGGTACGAACCCTGA
- a CDS encoding DUF7123 family protein gives MGASAVELSTEGLTPKQRTILQYLRERVDQETYFKSRLIGKELGFSAKEVGSNMRAVADAEHDLDIEQWGYSSSTTWQVTTA, from the coding sequence ATGGGGGCCAGCGCCGTCGAACTGAGCACGGAGGGACTGACGCCGAAACAGCGGACGATTCTCCAGTATCTGCGCGAGCGGGTGGACCAGGAGACCTACTTCAAGTCCCGGCTCATCGGCAAGGAACTGGGCTTCTCGGCCAAAGAGGTCGGTTCGAACATGCGTGCGGTCGCGGATGCCGAACACGACCTCGATATCGAACAGTGGGGCTATTCCTCCTCGACGACCTGGCAAGTGACCACCGCCTGA
- a CDS encoding flippase-like domain-containing protein: MASAVEVSVVLPAYNEEATIESTVEVTLDTLESFLPAGTFEVIIAEDGCDDRTPEIADRLAAADERVSHYHSDERLGRGEALNRAFESAAGDTLVYFDTDLATDMSHLEELIESVRSGEYDLATGSRWMPGEEADRPAKRAISSRGFNMLVRTLLGSDLQDHQAGFKAFSRAAFQALRPAVKDSHWFWDTEMLVKAQRRGFAVKEFAVNWTPKGDSKVDLVRDVFGMGSQILRTAWEIRIRPYANRRTGMVAGLLLSVLAIGLMFFYLDPRDVLQEMARADLGLVAAAALVYVFSWPLRGWRYADILGSLGYRERVGFLTGAVFISQTGNLVFPARAGDAVRAYVVKARRQVPYTSGFASLAVERVFDLLTITILAGGVLLGVVTLAPERVVALSQALTEGTGLSGGQQESARTAIAVAAVVGIGAIGAVIAIVLSARSDRNRIRRIVNWASEDSYVELVATTLEGFVGDVQRVAAEPATFARVGVASLAIWAIDVLTAILVFQAFGVEVPLGLLVAVSFFAVSVGNLAKVLPLSPGGIGLYEAAFTVLVVALTTIGPPTALGVAIVDHAVKNAVTVLGGAVSMVVLNVSLTEAIDGPGEIEEGSSRPDQT; this comes from the coding sequence ATGGCGTCGGCTGTGGAGGTTAGCGTCGTGCTCCCCGCGTACAACGAGGAGGCGACCATCGAATCGACCGTCGAGGTCACGCTCGACACGCTGGAATCGTTCCTCCCGGCCGGCACGTTCGAGGTCATCATCGCCGAAGACGGCTGTGATGATCGAACCCCGGAGATCGCCGATCGACTGGCGGCCGCGGACGAGCGGGTCAGCCACTATCACAGTGACGAGCGCCTGGGCCGTGGTGAGGCACTGAATCGGGCCTTCGAGAGCGCCGCCGGCGACACACTGGTCTACTTCGATACCGACCTCGCCACGGACATGTCCCACCTCGAAGAGCTAATCGAGAGTGTCCGCTCCGGCGAGTACGACCTCGCCACTGGCTCGCGCTGGATGCCCGGCGAGGAGGCCGACCGGCCGGCCAAGCGGGCGATCTCCAGTCGCGGGTTCAACATGCTCGTTCGAACGCTTTTGGGCTCGGACCTACAGGATCACCAGGCCGGGTTCAAAGCCTTCAGCCGGGCTGCCTTCCAGGCCCTGCGCCCGGCGGTGAAAGACTCCCACTGGTTCTGGGACACCGAGATGCTCGTCAAGGCCCAGCGACGAGGATTTGCCGTCAAGGAGTTCGCGGTGAACTGGACGCCCAAGGGGGACTCGAAGGTCGATCTAGTCCGGGACGTATTCGGAATGGGAAGCCAGATACTCCGAACGGCCTGGGAGATCCGTATCAGACCCTATGCGAACCGACGGACCGGCATGGTCGCGGGACTGTTGCTCTCGGTGCTGGCTATCGGGTTGATGTTCTTCTATCTGGATCCCCGCGACGTGCTCCAGGAAATGGCCCGGGCCGACCTGGGTCTGGTAGCGGCCGCCGCGCTCGTCTACGTCTTTTCCTGGCCACTTCGTGGCTGGCGATACGCCGATATTCTCGGCTCGCTCGGCTATCGCGAACGCGTGGGCTTTCTCACGGGTGCGGTCTTCATTAGCCAGACCGGGAACCTGGTGTTCCCAGCCCGGGCTGGGGACGCCGTCCGGGCCTACGTCGTCAAAGCCAGACGGCAGGTGCCCTATACCTCGGGGTTCGCCTCGCTCGCCGTCGAGCGGGTCTTCGACCTGCTGACGATCACCATCCTTGCCGGCGGGGTACTCCTCGGCGTCGTCACTCTCGCCCCCGAGCGGGTCGTGGCGCTGAGCCAGGCCCTGACCGAGGGAACCGGCCTCTCCGGCGGCCAACAGGAGAGTGCCCGAACGGCGATCGCCGTCGCGGCGGTGGTCGGGATCGGCGCAATCGGGGCCGTGATCGCCATCGTCCTCTCGGCGCGGTCGGATCGGAACCGGATCAGACGAATCGTCAACTGGGCGTCGGAGGACTCCTACGTCGAACTGGTCGCGACGACCCTCGAAGGGTTCGTGGGCGACGTCCAGCGTGTCGCAGCCGAACCGGCCACCTTCGCCCGGGTCGGGGTCGCGAGCCTGGCAATCTGGGCGATCGACGTCCTCACGGCCATTCTGGTTTTCCAGGCCTTCGGCGTCGAGGTACCACTCGGGCTGTTGGTCGCCGTCTCCTTCTTCGCGGTCAGCGTGGGCAATCTGGCGAAAGTGCTGCCCCTCTCCCCCGGCGGCATCGGGCTCTACGAGGCGGCGTTCACGGTGTTGGTGGTCGCCCTGACGACTATTGGACCGCCCACGGCGCTGGGTGTCGCCATCGTCGATCACGCGGTGAAAAACGCCGTGACGGTGCTGGGCGGTGCGGTCTCGATGGTCGTCCTCAACGTCTCGCTCACCGAAGCGATCGACGGGCCGGGCGAGATCGAGGAGGGATCGAGCCGACCGGACCAAACCTGA
- a CDS encoding transcription initiation factor IIB, whose translation MPNATLRSREKEEEEPERTDSCPECGGLVVHDEEHSEKVCADCGLVVEEEGIDRGPEWRAFDSQEKDEKSRVGAPTTNTMHDKGLSTNIDWRNKDAYGNSLGSRQRQKMQRLRKWNERFRTRDAKERNLKQALGEIDRMASALGLPDNVRETASVIYRRALEEDLLPGRSIEGVATSCVYAAARQAGVPRSLDEINDVSRVDKDEIARTYRYVIRELGLEVKPADPASYVPRFASSLELSDEAQHRARELLENAKEKGVHSGKSPVGLAAAAVYAAALLTNEKTTQAKVSEVADISEVTIRNRYHELLEAEDSIPV comes from the coding sequence ATGCCCAACGCAACTCTCAGATCCCGCGAAAAAGAAGAGGAGGAACCCGAACGAACGGACAGCTGTCCGGAGTGTGGCGGTCTGGTCGTCCACGACGAGGAACACAGCGAGAAGGTCTGTGCGGACTGTGGCCTGGTCGTCGAGGAGGAAGGGATCGACCGCGGGCCCGAGTGGCGGGCCTTTGACTCCCAGGAGAAAGACGAGAAGTCCCGGGTCGGGGCCCCCACCACGAACACGATGCACGACAAGGGCCTCTCCACGAACATCGACTGGCGGAACAAGGACGCCTACGGCAACTCCCTTGGCTCCCGACAGCGCCAGAAGATGCAGCGCCTGCGCAAGTGGAACGAGCGCTTTCGCACCCGTGACGCCAAGGAGCGCAACCTCAAGCAGGCCCTCGGCGAGATCGACCGGATGGCCAGTGCGCTTGGCCTGCCGGACAACGTCCGCGAGACGGCCTCGGTGATCTACCGCCGGGCCCTCGAAGAAGATCTGCTCCCGGGCCGTTCGATCGAGGGCGTCGCGACTTCCTGTGTCTATGCCGCCGCCCGGCAGGCCGGAGTGCCCCGCAGCCTGGATGAGATCAACGACGTCAGCCGGGTCGACAAGGACGAGATCGCCCGCACCTACCGGTACGTGATCCGGGAACTGGGCCTGGAAGTCAAGCCCGCGGACCCCGCGAGTTACGTCCCCCGGTTTGCCTCCTCGCTCGAACTCAGCGACGAAGCCCAGCATCGGGCCCGCGAACTGCTCGAGAACGCCAAGGAGAAAGGCGTCCACAGCGGCAAGAGCCCGGTCGGCCTGGCCGCCGCCGCGGTGTACGCGGCCGCCCTGCTCACCAACGAGAAGACAACCCAGGCGAAGGTCAGTGAGGTCGCGGACATCTCGGAGGTCACGATCCGCAACCGATATCACGAACTCCTCGAAGCCGAGGACTCGATTCCGGTCTAA
- a CDS encoding type I 3-dehydroquinate dehydratase, protein MQFESFHLAASTPNLDDEPAARPHADLLEFRMDLAADPLSALGAYDGELPIMVTNRPEWEGGEHPDGPERRDQLLDALSEPAVAAVDLELRALQAPTDRTDLDPVLDRAQELGLPVVVSVHDFERVPSRSTLLGLAQRGCRLGSVAKLAMTATDPGDVLDLLAATQDLTTCGHTVATMAMGAPGAHSRAIAPLYGSKIGYAPIDPESATAPGQFDLATLDGLLETFDVERPADSKV, encoded by the coding sequence TTGCAGTTCGAGTCGTTTCACCTGGCGGCCTCGACGCCGAACCTGGACGATGAGCCGGCGGCTCGCCCCCACGCCGACCTGCTCGAGTTCCGGATGGATCTGGCCGCCGACCCGCTTTCGGCACTCGGGGCCTACGACGGGGAGCTGCCGATCATGGTCACGAACCGGCCGGAGTGGGAGGGCGGCGAGCACCCGGACGGCCCCGAGCGCCGGGACCAGCTACTCGATGCCCTCTCGGAGCCGGCCGTCGCGGCGGTCGATCTGGAGCTTCGAGCCCTGCAAGCCCCTACCGATCGGACGGACCTCGACCCCGTGCTGGACCGGGCCCAGGAGCTTGGCCTACCGGTCGTCGTCTCGGTCCACGACTTCGAGCGGGTCCCCTCCAGATCGACGCTGCTCGGTCTGGCCCAGCGGGGCTGCCGGCTCGGGTCGGTCGCCAAACTCGCCATGACCGCCACCGACCCGGGAGACGTGCTGGACCTGCTGGCCGCGACCCAGGACCTGACCACCTGTGGCCATACCGTCGCGACGATGGCGATGGGGGCCCCGGGTGCCCACTCCCGGGCGATCGCGCCGCTCTATGGCTCGAAGATCGGATACGCCCCGATTGACCCCGAGAGCGCCACGGCCCCCGGGCAGTTCGATCTGGCGACCCTCGATGGACTGCTTGAGACCTTCGACGTCGAGCGGCCCGCGGATTCAAAGGTTTAA
- a CDS encoding zinc ribbon domain-containing protein: MQRSWFTRRSLVAAILAMVYPGLGHVYLRAWFRAIAWFGVALIAAAMVLPESAYTAFETNGFSGLVEVSRTLPTEAVLSMLVVRVLNAVDAYLTGLQQATKAAQAESPDANTCPECGKELDPELDFCPWCTTRLEDSENRAER; the protein is encoded by the coding sequence GTGCAGCGGTCCTGGTTCACGCGACGGTCGCTCGTCGCCGCGATACTGGCGATGGTCTATCCCGGGCTCGGGCACGTCTACCTCCGGGCCTGGTTTCGCGCCATCGCCTGGTTCGGCGTCGCACTGATCGCGGCAGCGATGGTGCTGCCCGAATCGGCCTACACCGCCTTCGAGACCAACGGGTTCTCGGGACTCGTGGAAGTCAGTCGAACGCTCCCGACCGAGGCGGTCCTGAGTATGCTCGTCGTCCGGGTGCTCAACGCCGTCGACGCCTACCTCACCGGGTTACAGCAAGCAACGAAGGCGGCTCAAGCCGAATCACCCGACGCGAACACCTGCCCGGAGTGTGGGAAGGAACTCGACCCGGAACTGGACTTCTGTCCGTGGTGTACCACCCGGCTGGAGGACTCCGAAAACAGGGCCGAACGGTAA
- a CDS encoding 3-dehydroquinate synthase II — protein MTRSVWLKADDEVGDWEQRKRRITAGLEAGVDWILVDEWDVDRVRELGEMNVAAFVTDDVDVIGDDAEAAGEADRYIVGKDGEGDGTIDLPTDFSGSADLSTLRRDGASGAYVRIYDPDYETFAEKAAEESEFTIVVGEDWQIIPLENLIARIGDSTDLIAGVTTAEEAKTAFETLEMGASGVLLDTDDPDEIRETVAVRDDFDREQLDLEYATVTAIEPAGSADRVCVDTGSLFDHDEGMLIGSMSRGLFFVHAETAESPYVASRPFRVNAGAVHAYARLPDGSTTYLAELGSGDEVQVVDTDGQTREAVVGRAKIERRPMFRLEAETESGERIETLIQNAETIKVHARTGRKAVTDLEAGDEVLVYTQPGGRHFGESIDERIIEK, from the coding sequence ATGACACGGAGCGTCTGGCTCAAGGCCGACGACGAGGTCGGCGACTGGGAGCAACGCAAGCGACGGATCACCGCCGGGCTCGAGGCCGGCGTCGACTGGATTCTCGTCGACGAGTGGGACGTCGACCGGGTTCGCGAACTGGGCGAGATGAACGTCGCCGCCTTCGTCACCGACGACGTCGACGTGATCGGCGACGACGCCGAGGCCGCCGGCGAGGCCGACCGCTACATCGTCGGCAAGGACGGCGAGGGCGACGGGACGATCGACCTGCCGACTGACTTCTCGGGATCGGCGGATCTCTCCACGCTTCGCCGTGACGGTGCGAGCGGGGCCTACGTGCGGATCTACGACCCTGACTACGAGACTTTCGCCGAGAAGGCGGCCGAGGAGTCCGAATTCACGATCGTCGTGGGCGAGGACTGGCAGATCATTCCCCTGGAGAACCTCATCGCCCGGATCGGCGACTCGACGGATCTCATCGCGGGTGTGACGACCGCCGAGGAGGCAAAGACCGCCTTCGAGACCCTGGAGATGGGTGCGAGCGGGGTTCTGCTGGACACCGACGACCCGGACGAGATCCGGGAGACCGTCGCAGTCCGAGACGACTTCGATCGCGAGCAACTGGACCTGGAATACGCCACGGTCACCGCCATCGAACCCGCCGGCAGCGCGGATCGGGTCTGTGTCGACACGGGCAGCCTCTTCGACCACGACGAGGGGATGTTGATCGGGAGCATGTCCCGCGGACTCTTCTTCGTCCACGCCGAGACCGCCGAATCACCGTACGTCGCCTCCCGTCCCTTCCGGGTCAACGCGGGCGCGGTCCATGCCTACGCCCGCCTCCCGGACGGGTCGACGACGTATCTCGCGGAACTCGGGAGCGGCGACGAGGTGCAGGTCGTCGATACGGATGGACAGACCCGCGAGGCCGTCGTCGGCCGGGCCAAGATCGAGCGCCGACCGATGTTCCGACTGGAGGCCGAGACCGAGAGCGGCGAACGGATCGAGACGCTCATCCAGAACGCAGAGACCATCAAGGTCCACGCCAGGACCGGGCGCAAAGCCGTTACCGACCTGGAGGCCGGCGACGAGGTACTGGTCTACACCCAGCCGGGTGGCCGTCACTTCGGGGAGTCTATCGACGAGCGCATCATCGAGAAGTAG